A genomic segment from Falsibacillus pallidus encodes:
- a CDS encoding alpha/beta hydrolase has translation MKHLFKQGTNPDAPVLLLLHGTGGTEHDLLTIGSMISEGSSILSVRGNVSENGMPRFFRRLSEGVFDEEDLIFRTKELNEFLDESSKTYAFDRKNVIAVGYSNGANIAGSLHFHFKDALKGSILFHPMVPRRGIELPDLKGTPIFIGAGTNDPLIPAAETEELAKFLTDAGANVKTHWEQQGHQLTGGEVQAAKEWLRSL, from the coding sequence GTGAAGCATCTATTTAAACAAGGTACGAATCCTGATGCTCCGGTCTTGCTGCTGCTCCATGGGACAGGAGGAACAGAGCATGATCTTCTGACGATTGGAAGTATGATTTCTGAGGGATCCTCCATTTTGAGCGTCCGAGGGAACGTGTCAGAAAATGGTATGCCCCGCTTTTTCCGACGTCTGTCGGAAGGCGTATTCGATGAGGAAGACTTGATTTTTCGTACAAAAGAGCTGAATGAATTTCTGGATGAAAGTTCAAAAACATATGCATTTGATCGGAAAAATGTGATTGCTGTTGGCTACTCCAACGGTGCCAACATTGCCGGAAGCCTGCATTTTCATTTCAAAGATGCACTTAAAGGATCCATCCTTTTTCATCCGATGGTTCCAAGAAGGGGAATTGAACTCCCGGATCTGAAGGGAACACCTATATTCATCGGGGCAGGAACGAATGATCCTTTGATCCCGGCAGCAGAAACGGAAGAACTGGCAAAGTTCTTAACAGATGCCGGAGCTAATGTGAAAACTCATTGGGAACAACAGGGTCATCAACTGACTGGCGGCGAGGTTCAAGCTGCAAAAGAATGGCTTCGATCTTTATAG
- a CDS encoding ring-cleaving dioxygenase: MELKGIHHVSAITAKAGENFSFYTKVLGLRLIKKTVNQDDTSVYHLFYGDEVGNPGTELTFFEIPMAARNHDGNNSISSLSLRVPDDAALEYWKKRFTEFNVEQEEIKERAGRQTLAFRDFEGQRFQLVSDENDHGVKGGTPWEKSPIPMEYAIRGLGPVKLTVPFGEPTAGVLTEIMGFRFKGSYSAEVEGQMDIQVFETGKGESGAEIHIEVRNDLPHERQGRGGVHHVAFRVEDEEELRKWIEHIRSSRFPNSGFVDRFYFKSLYFREPNGILFELATDGPGFATDEDLEHLGESLALPPFLEPHRESIEAKLKPLDTISE; the protein is encoded by the coding sequence ATGGAATTAAAGGGAATTCACCACGTTTCAGCTATTACAGCCAAAGCAGGAGAGAATTTTTCATTTTATACAAAAGTACTGGGGCTTCGTCTCATTAAGAAAACGGTCAATCAAGATGACACTTCCGTCTATCATTTATTTTATGGTGATGAAGTGGGAAATCCGGGCACCGAATTGACCTTTTTCGAAATCCCGATGGCTGCCCGCAATCATGATGGGAATAACAGCATCTCTTCCCTCTCTTTAAGAGTTCCAGATGACGCTGCATTGGAATACTGGAAAAAACGTTTTACAGAGTTCAATGTGGAACAAGAAGAAATCAAAGAAAGAGCCGGACGACAAACATTGGCTTTCAGAGATTTTGAGGGCCAGCGCTTCCAGTTGGTTTCTGATGAAAATGATCATGGTGTCAAAGGCGGCACTCCATGGGAGAAAAGCCCGATTCCAATGGAATATGCCATTCGCGGATTGGGTCCAGTCAAATTGACCGTTCCTTTTGGGGAACCTACTGCAGGAGTCCTCACCGAGATTATGGGGTTCCGTTTTAAAGGATCATATTCTGCTGAAGTTGAAGGACAGATGGATATTCAAGTATTTGAGACAGGAAAAGGCGAAAGCGGCGCTGAAATCCATATCGAAGTCCGCAACGATCTTCCACATGAAAGACAAGGCAGAGGCGGGGTCCACCATGTAGCATTCCGGGTTGAAGATGAAGAGGAGCTCCGTAAATGGATTGAACATATCCGCAGCTCTCGTTTCCCTAACTCTGGTTTCGTCGACCGCTTTTACTTCAAATCCCTTTATTTCAGGGAACCGAATGGCATTCTATTTGAACTGGCAACTGATGGACCGGGATTTGCAACAGATGAGGATTTGGAACATCTAGGTGAATCGTTGGCACTGCCGCCATTTTTAGAACCGCACCGTGAAAGTATTGAAGCAAAATTAAAACCGCTTGATACAATATCAGAATAG
- a CDS encoding MarR family winged helix-turn-helix transcriptional regulator, translating into MEKPFKNKAGRKAGERLGLLIWFRLSRVFNQSVKESNQHLKEWNLTTAQFDVLVQVGSHNRLSQQELAAKLLVSKGNITQLLSKMESLGYIKREQEWKTKYLSLTEKGQELFNQAVPSQEQFQAAQFDVLTRDEKKQLLNLLKKIQKG; encoded by the coding sequence ATGGAGAAACCATTTAAGAATAAAGCAGGCAGAAAAGCAGGAGAACGCCTGGGGTTATTAATATGGTTCCGTTTATCAAGGGTTTTTAACCAGAGCGTTAAAGAATCCAACCAGCATCTGAAAGAATGGAATTTAACAACCGCCCAATTTGATGTATTGGTCCAGGTGGGAAGCCATAATCGATTATCACAGCAGGAACTGGCTGCTAAGCTGCTCGTTTCAAAAGGAAATATTACTCAGCTTTTAAGCAAAATGGAATCTCTTGGCTACATTAAACGGGAGCAGGAATGGAAAACAAAATATCTGTCTCTTACAGAAAAGGGTCAAGAGCTTTTTAACCAGGCAGTCCCGAGTCAGGAACAGTTCCAAGCTGCCCAATTCGATGTATTGACAAGGGATGAGAAAAAACAGCTGCTAAATTTACTGAAAAAGATACAAAAAGGATGA
- a CDS encoding winged helix-turn-helix transcriptional regulator — protein sequence MKKYNIPVEAALEVIGGKWKVVILCHLIKGTKRTSELKKLMPGITQKMLTQQLRELEDDGVIHREIYNQVPPKVEYSLTEYGWSLKGILDSLCAWGEQHIERVYDDKNEVLLEPAE from the coding sequence ATGAAAAAATATAATATACCGGTCGAAGCCGCATTGGAAGTCATTGGCGGTAAGTGGAAGGTCGTCATACTATGCCACTTGATAAAAGGCACAAAAAGGACTAGCGAATTGAAGAAACTGATGCCGGGGATCACACAAAAAATGCTGACACAGCAGCTGCGTGAATTGGAAGACGACGGAGTGATCCATCGCGAAATCTATAATCAGGTTCCTCCAAAGGTTGAATACTCACTGACTGAGTATGGATGGTCCTTAAAAGGCATTTTAGACAGCTTATGTGCTTGGGGCGAGCAGCATATTGAGCGTGTTTACGATGATAAAAATGAAGTCCTGCTCGAGCCAGCGGAATAA
- a CDS encoding TetR/AcrR family transcriptional regulator, translated as MSPRTSEQNEKIRIERIGQIQRAAMEVYVEKGLLASEIGDIAKKAGIARGLVYYYYKDKMDLYRELFSLYLDAASVFIRNQLTKEGEPFERLKNYTMFYLDMAYKQPVLSKFYGKMEKDLEIVFSSEKDSISEKYIQPSHDYLLRAFENAIENGHLKSYDPKLMVNLYWGALNGVLDLFADGYIAAEEMEEKKNEVVELIFEGLK; from the coding sequence ATGTCGCCAAGGACTTCTGAACAAAATGAAAAAATACGGATAGAGCGGATCGGACAGATTCAGAGGGCTGCCATGGAAGTGTATGTAGAGAAAGGACTCCTTGCCTCTGAAATCGGTGACATTGCAAAGAAAGCAGGAATCGCAAGAGGGCTCGTTTACTACTATTATAAGGATAAAATGGACCTTTACCGCGAATTGTTCTCGCTTTACTTGGATGCCGCCAGTGTGTTCATCCGCAATCAGCTGACAAAAGAGGGAGAACCGTTTGAAAGGTTGAAAAATTATACAATGTTTTACCTTGATATGGCGTATAAACAGCCTGTTTTATCCAAGTTCTATGGCAAAATGGAGAAGGATCTCGAAATAGTATTTTCCTCAGAAAAAGACAGCATCAGTGAAAAATATATTCAGCCGAGTCATGATTATTTATTAAGAGCATTTGAAAATGCAATTGAAAATGGCCATTTGAAATCATATGATCCAAAGCTGATGGTGAACCTCTATTGGGGTGCGCTGAATGGCGTGCTGGATTTATTTGCGGATGGTTATATTGCTGCTGAGGAGATGGAAGAAAAGAAAAATGAAGTAGTTGAATTGATATTTGAAGGGCTGAAATAA
- a CDS encoding MDR family MFS transporter, with product MNSFKNLRGLDRNVWIRFAGEAMNGIAFMMLMPFLALYLKDKIDSLWLVGVVMAVGPVTSVVGTMLGGRLADQYGRKPVMIASMAGNGFVMLGFIYFDSFIAFVILSAFMGFLNSLFHPAASAMVADVTPPEQRTEAFGLLRLGHNIGAATGPLIGASIILVSKSIIFFITASSVFLYAIIVAVWIHESLPSSQSQQSGKTKQGGKKDSLPSPFKVLLDDKLLLAFILTGIVISMSFSQTEGMLPLHFDLELKHLTESQNPFPYLMAMNGLLVVLFQLPIASWAGKKKIGSVMLSGTIFFGLGMVALAWLPRYFYQHHSSFSVILIVLLIVYAVYTLGEMLMSPVQMTFISNIAPEHLRGTYMGASGLQWILGGAIGPLISGYLLDHSLGNALFTGLGIGCIIAGIIYLAIDRMSGERNQETANSKLA from the coding sequence ATGAACTCGTTTAAAAATTTAAGAGGGCTTGACCGAAATGTCTGGATCCGCTTTGCGGGAGAAGCCATGAACGGCATTGCCTTTATGATGCTGATGCCTTTCCTCGCTCTCTATTTAAAAGATAAAATCGATTCTTTATGGCTTGTAGGAGTTGTTATGGCAGTTGGTCCCGTAACTTCTGTTGTCGGAACGATGCTTGGCGGAAGGCTTGCGGATCAATATGGGCGCAAACCCGTCATGATTGCTTCAATGGCAGGGAATGGGTTTGTCATGCTGGGATTTATCTATTTTGACAGTTTTATCGCATTTGTCATCCTTTCTGCTTTCATGGGATTTTTAAATTCATTATTCCATCCTGCTGCATCAGCCATGGTAGCAGATGTCACGCCGCCTGAGCAGCGGACTGAAGCATTTGGTCTATTAAGGCTTGGACACAATATAGGCGCTGCAACAGGACCATTGATTGGGGCATCGATCATTCTCGTTTCAAAATCAATCATCTTTTTCATTACAGCTTCATCCGTTTTTCTCTATGCCATAATCGTCGCTGTCTGGATTCATGAAAGTCTGCCGTCGTCACAATCCCAGCAATCAGGAAAAACAAAGCAAGGGGGCAAAAAAGATTCCTTGCCTTCCCCTTTTAAAGTACTTTTGGATGACAAACTGCTTTTGGCCTTCATTCTGACCGGGATTGTCATTTCCATGAGTTTCTCCCAGACAGAGGGGATGCTTCCACTTCATTTCGATCTGGAACTAAAGCACCTGACAGAATCACAAAATCCGTTCCCTTACTTAATGGCAATGAATGGTTTACTCGTTGTCCTGTTCCAGCTGCCGATTGCATCATGGGCAGGCAAGAAGAAAATTGGATCTGTCATGCTTTCCGGCACCATATTTTTTGGACTTGGAATGGTTGCACTTGCATGGCTGCCAAGATACTTTTATCAACATCATTCCAGTTTTTCCGTGATATTGATTGTGCTTCTAATCGTTTATGCGGTGTATACCCTTGGAGAGATGCTGATGTCTCCGGTTCAAATGACTTTCATTTCCAATATTGCACCTGAACATTTAAGAGGAACCTATATGGGGGCATCAGGACTTCAATGGATCCTGGGCGGCGCCATAGGACCGTTGATATCTGGATATTTGCTGGATCACTCCTTGGGGAATGCACTGTTTACAGGACTTGGAATCGGCTGCATCATTGCGGGAATCATTTATCTTGCAATCGACCGCATGTCAGGCGAAAGAAATCAGGAAACAGCAAATTCTAAGTTAGCATAA
- a CDS encoding peptidylprolyl isomerase — protein MAKKGYILMENGGKIEFDLFPNEAPGTVENFEKLANEGFYNGLTFHRVIPGFVSQGGDPNGNGTGGPGYTIKCETEGNPHTHTEGAFSMAHAGKNTGGSQFFIVHEPQPHLNGVHTVFGQVTSGMDIVKAMKNGDVMEKVEVFEA, from the coding sequence ATGGCGAAAAAAGGATACATATTAATGGAAAACGGCGGAAAAATCGAATTTGATCTTTTCCCGAATGAAGCTCCAGGAACAGTTGAAAACTTTGAAAAATTAGCGAACGAAGGCTTCTATAATGGATTGACTTTCCACCGCGTCATCCCTGGATTTGTCAGCCAAGGAGGAGATCCTAACGGAAATGGTACAGGCGGCCCAGGCTACACAATCAAATGCGAAACAGAAGGCAACCCTCATACACATACGGAAGGTGCTTTTTCCATGGCGCATGCAGGGAAAAACACTGGCGGAAGCCAATTCTTCATCGTTCATGAACCACAGCCTCACTTGAATGGCGTGCATACTGTATTCGGCCAAGTTACTTCAGGCATGGATATCGTAAAAGCCATGAAAAATGGAGACGTTATGGAGAAAGTTGAAGTATTCGAAGCTTAA
- a CDS encoding TIGR00266 family protein: protein MNNHEIDYKIYGDDMQFVEVELDPKETVVAEAGSLMMMEDDIQMETIFGDGSSADGGGFVGKLFNAGKRVLTGESLFMTAFTNQGYVKRRVSFASPYPGKIIPLDLSRHGKIICQKDAFLAAAKGVSVGIEFQRKLGTGFFGGEGFIMQKLEGDGMAFIHAGGTLHQKNLQPGETLRVDTGCLVAMTSGVDYNIEFVKGVKTALFGGEGLFFATLRGPGIVWVQSLPFSRLASRVFSAMPSRGGAKDEGSVAKGLFDLFNGD, encoded by the coding sequence ATGAACAATCATGAAATAGATTACAAAATCTACGGGGATGATATGCAGTTTGTCGAGGTGGAGCTGGATCCAAAGGAAACGGTCGTTGCCGAAGCAGGAAGTTTGATGATGATGGAAGATGATATCCAGATGGAAACGATCTTTGGAGACGGTTCCTCTGCAGACGGCGGCGGCTTTGTCGGAAAGCTCTTCAATGCCGGAAAACGCGTACTGACGGGTGAAAGTCTTTTTATGACGGCTTTTACCAATCAAGGATATGTCAAAAGAAGAGTTTCCTTTGCTTCTCCTTATCCTGGGAAGATCATTCCACTTGATTTAAGCCGGCACGGGAAAATTATCTGCCAAAAAGATGCGTTCCTTGCAGCAGCAAAAGGCGTTTCAGTCGGTATTGAATTCCAGCGCAAATTGGGGACAGGATTCTTCGGTGGCGAAGGATTCATCATGCAAAAGCTCGAAGGGGACGGAATGGCATTCATCCATGCAGGCGGGACGCTCCATCAAAAAAACCTGCAGCCTGGCGAAACCCTTCGTGTGGATACAGGGTGTCTGGTCGCTATGACGAGCGGAGTGGACTACAATATCGAATTCGTGAAAGGTGTCAAAACCGCTTTATTCGGCGGAGAAGGATTATTCTTTGCCACATTAAGAGGACCGGGGATCGTTTGGGTACAATCCCTACCATTCAGCCGATTGGCAAGCCGCGTGTTTTCCGCAATGCCTTCAAGGGGTGGAGCTAAAGACGAAGGAAGCGTTGCGAAAGGATTATTCGATCTCTTTAACGGCGATTGA
- a CDS encoding alpha/beta fold hydrolase: MRESAFYHRINEDKIFVRRIGKGKPILFLHGGPGGEHRFFLPHMAPLSEAFELIFYDQRGCGKSVAPSGASFTMMQEVEALETLRKELKIDQLNIVGESWGSMLALLYAAKYPENVEKLVLTAAVGTSYEGFGVFERNLNDRLKDEDKNLLELLSAKFEKGEAELKEIFAVLDPYYVHSPEAAAWKADTFSNASVNEEMGKEIRENYDLRGKLSHISHIPILILQGESDIISPKELEELLLKDLPHAELKVIPECGHWTVVEKPVEVMHHISEFFQ, translated from the coding sequence GTGAGAGAATCAGCGTTTTATCACCGGATAAACGAAGATAAAATTTTTGTTCGGCGCATTGGGAAAGGGAAACCTATTCTTTTCCTTCATGGAGGTCCGGGAGGGGAGCACCGTTTCTTTCTCCCTCATATGGCGCCGCTCTCAGAAGCGTTCGAATTGATATTTTATGATCAAAGAGGATGCGGGAAATCCGTTGCTCCAAGCGGGGCATCATTTACGATGATGCAGGAAGTAGAAGCATTGGAAACCCTTAGAAAAGAACTGAAAATAGATCAGTTGAATATTGTAGGCGAATCGTGGGGGTCCATGCTCGCTCTTTTATATGCAGCCAAGTATCCTGAAAATGTTGAGAAGTTAGTGTTGACAGCTGCTGTCGGCACTTCATATGAGGGTTTTGGTGTGTTTGAAAGAAACTTGAATGATCGGTTGAAAGATGAAGACAAAAATCTGTTGGAATTGCTTTCTGCGAAGTTTGAAAAGGGAGAGGCAGAGCTGAAAGAAATCTTTGCAGTCCTTGATCCTTATTATGTTCATTCCCCTGAGGCTGCTGCGTGGAAAGCAGACACATTCAGCAATGCTTCAGTAAATGAAGAGATGGGGAAGGAAATTCGTGAGAACTACGATTTGAGGGGGAAACTGTCTCATATCAGCCATATTCCCATCCTTATTTTACAGGGAGAATCCGATATCATTTCACCTAAGGAGCTTGAAGAGCTTCTTCTAAAAGATCTTCCTCACGCTGAACTTAAGGTCATTCCTGAGTGCGGGCATTGGACTGTAGTAGAAAAACCGGTGGAAGTGATGCATCACATAAGTGAATTCTTCCAATGA
- a CDS encoding carboxypeptidase M32, whose translation MKTTTISNVKEAIIRFKELDEKICHLNDILSLVSWDQKTKAPKKSASIFASAIGTLSTETFKLAISDEMTELLEYLSLDENSAELELEMAAAVRERKAHSRKLAKIPEAMYKEYSILVSRANAVWEEAREKSDFSIFEETLGKIVSYTKKFIELYGYEGHPYNALLEDYEPGLTVEKLDPLFAELRTRSVALLDRLKRKGAEPAVDFLEADYEIEKQKEFNSFIVPKLGFDMAAGRLDESAHPFAQPINTGDVRLTTRYRLNNMRTAIFGTIHESGHGMYEQGINPDYEGTVLREGASFGIHESQSRFYENFIGRSSSFWNHFYPKLQEHFPEQLKDVELDAFCRGINQVAPSFIRVEADELTYNLHIMVRYEIEKGLFDGSIEVKDLPKVWNEKMNEYLGITPPNDSLGVLQDVHWSFGGFGYFPSYSLGNLYAAQIYYTLKKEHPELESFIEKGELSFIREWLRERIHQYGKLFTPNELIVKATGEELNASYLMNYLEEKYSRVYKLNAV comes from the coding sequence ATGAAGACAACAACCATTAGCAATGTAAAAGAGGCTATCATCCGTTTTAAGGAACTGGATGAAAAGATTTGCCACTTAAATGACATTTTAAGCTTGGTATCTTGGGATCAAAAAACAAAGGCACCGAAAAAGAGCGCGTCTATTTTTGCTTCGGCGATCGGAACTCTCTCAACGGAAACATTTAAATTAGCTATATCTGATGAAATGACAGAGTTATTGGAATATCTTTCGCTCGATGAGAATTCTGCAGAGCTGGAACTTGAAATGGCTGCAGCAGTAAGGGAAAGGAAAGCACATTCACGAAAATTAGCGAAAATTCCTGAAGCGATGTATAAAGAGTACTCCATCCTGGTATCGAGGGCTAATGCCGTCTGGGAAGAAGCGAGGGAAAAAAGTGATTTTTCTATTTTTGAAGAAACGCTGGGAAAAATCGTTTCTTATACAAAGAAATTCATTGAACTATATGGATATGAAGGCCATCCATATAATGCACTGCTGGAAGATTATGAACCGGGATTGACTGTAGAGAAGCTGGACCCGCTTTTTGCAGAGCTTCGTACGAGGAGTGTGGCACTTCTTGATCGCCTGAAGCGAAAAGGTGCAGAACCGGCAGTAGATTTCCTGGAAGCAGATTATGAGATTGAAAAACAAAAAGAATTCAATTCCTTCATTGTTCCGAAGCTAGGGTTCGATATGGCAGCTGGGCGTCTGGATGAATCAGCGCATCCATTTGCACAGCCCATCAATACAGGAGATGTCCGGTTGACCACCAGATATCGTCTTAACAATATGAGAACGGCTATTTTCGGAACGATCCATGAATCCGGACACGGGATGTATGAGCAAGGAATCAATCCTGACTATGAAGGAACTGTCCTCCGTGAAGGAGCTTCATTTGGCATTCATGAATCTCAATCCCGTTTCTACGAGAATTTTATCGGAAGAAGCAGCTCGTTCTGGAATCATTTTTATCCAAAGCTCCAAGAACATTTTCCGGAGCAGCTGAAGGATGTAGAACTTGATGCATTTTGCCGTGGCATCAATCAAGTCGCACCGTCTTTTATTCGTGTGGAGGCTGATGAACTGACTTATAATCTCCATATCATGGTTCGTTATGAAATTGAAAAAGGATTGTTTGATGGAAGCATCGAAGTGAAAGATCTTCCGAAAGTATGGAATGAAAAAATGAATGAGTATTTGGGGATTACGCCTCCTAACGATAGCCTTGGGGTTCTTCAGGATGTGCATTGGTCTTTCGGCGGATTCGGGTATTTTCCTTCCTATTCCCTTGGAAACCTTTATGCAGCCCAAATCTACTATACTTTGAAAAAAGAACATCCGGAATTGGAAAGTTTCATCGAAAAAGGAGAACTTTCTTTTATCAGGGAATGGCTCAGAGAGCGCATCCATCAATATGGAAAACTCTTTACCCCAAATGAACTGATTGTTAAAGCCACTGGAGAGGAACTCAATGCCTCTTATTTAATGAACTATCTGGAAGAAAAATATTCAAGAGTCTATAAACTCAATGCAGTGTGA
- the pepF gene encoding oligoendopeptidase F produces MKHFKSREEVPDSEKWDLTDIFPNQDAWEEDYDLVLKMADRLKEFDGNIHDGSSLYEYLKLGEELGYHYRKVYVYAMLGVDLDTRNSAAHSLLDRASQLGQKVSGATSFFMPFLLSLEEKTLMGYFQEVEGLDYFKEDLLESFRYKQHVLSKEKEEVLSQMGEALAAPKNIFGMINNADIRFGEVTGDDGEKVELTRGMYSKLIEDEDREKRKEAYHAYYKPYVSSKNTIASTLAAAVKNNVLLSKMRNYPSALEKALFGDNVPKEVYENLIQSTKHNLDSMISYNKHRKEKLGLDELRAYDLSVPLVSGARKEISFDDAYDIMLKALEPLGEEYVQTLAGFREKRYLDVRETPGKRSGAYNLGLYGVHPFVLLNHHDDLDSLFTLAHECGHAMHSYYSSNYQPQISAGYSIFVAEVASTVNEILLIRYLLKHEEDDQMKKHLLNHFIDGFKGTFFTQVMFSEFEKVIHEKCESGEPLNADVFNEVYESIYREYQGDDVVFDEEIKYGWSRIPHFYRPFYVYKYATGYASAIDIADRLLSGDEDSLKNYLQFLKSGSSDYPLELLKGAGVDLTKPDPIDNALSIFKELVEELAAL; encoded by the coding sequence ATGAAACATTTCAAATCCAGAGAAGAAGTGCCGGATTCAGAAAAATGGGATTTAACAGACATTTTTCCAAATCAGGATGCTTGGGAAGAAGATTATGATTTGGTACTGAAGATGGCTGACCGGCTAAAGGAGTTTGATGGGAATATCCATGACGGATCCTCACTTTACGAATACTTAAAGCTGGGTGAAGAGTTGGGGTACCATTACAGGAAAGTGTATGTGTATGCGATGCTGGGGGTGGACCTTGATACAAGGAATTCAGCGGCCCATTCACTGCTTGATCGTGCATCCCAGCTTGGTCAGAAGGTAAGCGGAGCAACCTCGTTTTTCATGCCGTTTTTATTGAGCTTGGAAGAAAAGACTTTAATGGGATATTTTCAGGAAGTCGAAGGCCTCGATTACTTTAAAGAGGACCTTTTGGAATCTTTTAGATATAAACAGCATGTGCTAAGCAAGGAAAAAGAGGAAGTGCTTTCCCAAATGGGCGAGGCGCTTGCTGCCCCTAAAAATATTTTTGGCATGATAAACAATGCAGATATACGTTTCGGCGAAGTGACCGGGGATGATGGGGAGAAGGTGGAGTTAACAAGGGGGATGTACTCTAAGCTCATTGAGGATGAAGACCGTGAAAAGCGTAAGGAAGCTTATCATGCGTACTATAAGCCCTATGTGTCATCCAAAAACACCATTGCGTCCACTTTGGCTGCTGCAGTCAAAAACAACGTCCTGTTGTCAAAAATGAGAAACTATCCTTCTGCACTCGAAAAAGCTCTGTTTGGTGATAACGTCCCGAAGGAAGTTTATGAAAATCTCATTCAATCAACCAAACATAATCTGGATTCCATGATTTCTTATAACAAGCATCGAAAAGAAAAGCTGGGACTCGATGAACTGAGAGCCTATGACCTCAGTGTTCCGCTTGTATCCGGGGCAAGAAAAGAAATTTCGTTTGATGATGCTTACGATATTATGCTAAAAGCTTTGGAGCCGTTAGGAGAAGAGTATGTTCAGACGCTTGCAGGATTCAGGGAGAAGCGCTATCTCGATGTGAGGGAGACGCCTGGAAAACGATCAGGGGCTTATAATCTGGGTCTATATGGAGTACATCCATTTGTTTTATTGAATCACCATGATGACCTGGACAGTTTGTTTACCCTTGCCCACGAATGCGGCCACGCAATGCATTCCTACTATAGTTCCAACTACCAGCCGCAGATCAGTGCAGGCTATTCCATTTTCGTTGCTGAGGTGGCATCAACAGTAAATGAGATCCTTCTTATCCGCTACTTGTTGAAGCATGAAGAAGACGATCAAATGAAAAAACATCTATTGAATCATTTCATTGATGGATTTAAAGGCACTTTCTTTACACAGGTCATGTTCTCTGAATTCGAAAAAGTGATCCATGAGAAATGCGAAAGTGGAGAGCCGCTCAATGCCGATGTCTTTAATGAAGTATACGAATCCATTTATCGGGAGTACCAGGGAGATGATGTTGTATTTGATGAAGAGATCAAATACGGGTGGTCAAGAATCCCTCACTTCTATCGTCCATTTTATGTATATAAATACGCAACAGGCTACGCTTCAGCTATCGATATAGCCGACAGGCTGCTTTCAGGTGATGAGGATTCGCTGAAGAACTATCTTCAATTCTTGAAAAGCGGAAGCTCCGACTATCCGCTTGAATTGTTGAAAGGGGCAGGAGTCGATTTGACAAAGCCTGACCCTATAGACAATGCGCTGAGCATATTCAAAGAATTAGTTGAAGAACTCGCTGCATTGTAA
- the tnpA gene encoding IS200/IS605 family transposase — MNSLAHTTWNCKYHIVFAPKYRRQIIYGKYKKSIGQIIRELCERKGVIIHEANACPDHIHMLVSIPPKLGVSDFMGYLKGKSSLMIFDRHANLKYRYGNRKFWCRGFYVDTVGRNKKQIQEYIRNQLREDYMADQLTLFEEFDPFTGEKNRKK, encoded by the coding sequence ATGAATAGTTTAGCACATACAACATGGAATTGTAAGTATCACATAGTGTTTGCCCCCAAGTACAGAAGGCAGATCATTTATGGGAAATATAAAAAGAGTATCGGACAAATTATAAGAGAATTATGTGAGCGTAAAGGTGTGATCATTCATGAAGCAAATGCATGTCCAGATCACATACATATGTTAGTCAGTATCCCGCCAAAATTAGGTGTATCTGACTTCATGGGTTATTTAAAAGGCAAAAGTAGTCTTATGATATTTGATAGACATGCAAACTTAAAATATCGATATGGGAACCGGAAATTCTGGTGTCGGGGTTTCTATGTCGATACAGTGGGCAGAAATAAGAAACAAATACAAGAATATATTAGGAATCAGCTAAGAGAAGACTATATGGCTGATCAATTAACATTGTTCGAGGAATTTGACCCATTTACGGGAGAAAAAAA